A region from the Paraburkholderia youngii genome encodes:
- the pcnB gene encoding polynucleotide adenylyltransferase PcnB encodes MIKKLIRKLFGQDAASADDTLSAASVDGNANDKPPARGKSVSGTTASGTAARPRRKSTAAAAAQAPREPDVPVIIPHDVHGIDPTLISRNAIRVTEGLQQAGFRAFIVGGAVRDLLLGVKPKDFDVATDATPEQVQKLFRRARIIGRRFQIVHVQFGQEIIETSTFRALVDPPAADAPPPKRLKRDELDRRTHAVDASGRVLRDNVWGEQHEDATRRDFTINAMYYDPATQTVLDYHNGMADMRTRLLRMIGDPATRYREDPVRMLRVVRFAAKLDFDIDDATRAPIEKMADLINNVPAARLFDEMLKLMLSGHALACLKRLRQEGLHHGLLPLLDVVLEQPTGEKFISLALSNTDARVLAGKPVSPGFLFATLLWHDVQQRWQKFEAEGEYPVPALHRAMDEVLDMQTEKLAIHKRFSADMREIWGLQLRLEKRSGRSALKLLEHQRFRAGYDFLLLRCASGELDESVGTWWTEFIEGDAAAREALLTQGGKDRSPRKRRRRGGARNRKSGDGVEGGSSAERTDNDASREGSHED; translated from the coding sequence GTGATCAAGAAACTCATCCGCAAGCTATTCGGCCAGGACGCGGCGAGCGCTGACGACACGCTCTCCGCCGCCAGCGTCGACGGCAATGCCAATGACAAGCCGCCGGCGCGCGGCAAGTCCGTATCCGGCACGACCGCTTCCGGCACGGCCGCGCGGCCGCGTCGCAAATCCACCGCCGCTGCCGCCGCACAAGCGCCGCGCGAACCGGACGTCCCCGTCATCATTCCGCACGACGTGCATGGCATCGACCCCACGCTGATCTCGCGCAACGCGATCCGCGTAACCGAGGGCCTGCAACAGGCGGGCTTCCGCGCGTTCATCGTCGGCGGCGCGGTGCGCGACCTGCTGCTCGGCGTGAAGCCGAAAGACTTCGACGTCGCGACCGACGCGACGCCCGAACAGGTGCAGAAGCTGTTCCGCCGCGCGCGCATCATCGGCCGGCGCTTCCAGATCGTGCACGTCCAGTTCGGCCAGGAAATCATCGAGACCTCGACGTTCCGCGCGCTGGTCGATCCGCCCGCGGCCGACGCGCCGCCGCCGAAGCGTCTGAAGCGCGACGAGCTCGACCGCCGCACCCACGCGGTCGACGCGAGCGGCCGCGTGCTGCGCGACAACGTGTGGGGCGAGCAGCACGAGGACGCCACGCGCCGCGACTTCACGATCAACGCGATGTACTACGATCCGGCCACGCAAACCGTGCTGGATTACCACAACGGCATGGCCGACATGCGCACGCGCCTGCTGCGCATGATCGGCGACCCGGCCACGCGCTATCGCGAGGACCCGGTGCGCATGCTGCGTGTCGTGCGCTTCGCCGCCAAGCTCGACTTCGACATCGACGACGCCACGCGCGCGCCGATCGAGAAGATGGCCGATCTGATCAACAACGTGCCCGCCGCGCGTCTGTTCGACGAAATGCTGAAGCTGATGCTGTCGGGTCACGCGCTCGCGTGCCTGAAGCGGCTGCGCCAGGAAGGCCTGCATCACGGGCTGCTGCCGCTGCTCGACGTGGTGCTCGAGCAGCCGACCGGCGAGAAATTCATTTCTCTGGCACTCTCTAATACAGATGCACGCGTGCTCGCCGGCAAACCGGTGTCGCCGGGCTTCCTGTTCGCGACGCTGTTGTGGCACGACGTGCAGCAGCGCTGGCAGAAGTTCGAGGCCGAAGGCGAGTATCCGGTGCCCGCGCTGCATCGCGCGATGGACGAAGTGCTCGACATGCAGACCGAAAAGCTCGCGATCCACAAGCGCTTCTCGGCCGACATGCGCGAGATCTGGGGTCTGCAGCTGCGCCTCGAAAAGCGCTCGGGCCGCAGCGCGCTGAAGCTGCTGGAACACCAAAGATTTAGAGCGGGGTATGATTTCCTCCTGTTGCGCTGCGCATCGGGCGAACTTGACGAGTCGGTCGGTACGTGGTGGACGGAGTTCATCGAAGGAGACGCCGCCGCGCGCGAGGCATTGCTCACGCAAGGCGGGAAAGACCGGAGCCCCAGAAAACGACGGCGGCGCGGTGGCGCCAGAAACCGCAAATCAGGTGACGGGGTGGAGGGCGGCTCGTCCGCCGAACGCACGGACAACGACGCGAGCCGCGAAGGCTCGCACGAAGACTGA
- the hda gene encoding DnaA regulatory inactivator Hda has product MLRQLTLDLGTPPPSTFDNFFAGANAELVTRLRELDDALASGPVADRTFYIWGEAGSGRTHLLQALVHEAPPGHARFAGPQSSLAAFGFDPRVALYAIDDCDALSAAQQIAVFNLFNEVRAHPTSALVAAGNAAPIGMTVREDLRTRLGWGLVFHLAPLPDDAKAAVLKRAARERGIMLADDVPAYLLTHFRRDMPSLMALLDALDRFSLEQKRAVTLPLLRTMLASPEPATTPGSHAALPASSKIGPHG; this is encoded by the coding sequence GTGCTTCGTCAACTGACGCTCGATCTCGGCACCCCGCCGCCATCGACATTCGACAATTTCTTCGCCGGCGCGAACGCCGAGCTGGTCACGCGCCTGCGTGAGCTCGACGACGCGCTCGCCTCCGGACCGGTCGCCGATCGCACCTTCTACATCTGGGGCGAAGCCGGCAGCGGCCGCACGCATCTGCTGCAGGCACTGGTGCACGAAGCGCCGCCGGGACATGCGCGCTTCGCCGGTCCGCAAAGCAGCCTCGCCGCCTTCGGCTTCGATCCGCGCGTCGCGCTCTATGCGATCGACGACTGCGACGCGCTGTCGGCCGCTCAGCAGATCGCCGTGTTCAACCTGTTCAACGAGGTGCGCGCGCATCCGACCAGCGCGCTCGTCGCCGCGGGCAACGCGGCGCCGATCGGCATGACGGTGCGCGAGGATTTGCGCACGCGGCTCGGCTGGGGTCTCGTGTTTCACCTCGCGCCGCTGCCCGACGACGCGAAGGCCGCGGTGTTGAAACGCGCGGCGCGCGAGCGCGGCATCATGCTCGCCGACGACGTGCCGGCCTACCTGCTCACTCACTTTCGCCGCGACATGCCGAGCCTGATGGCGCTGCTCGACGCGCTCGACCGCTTCTCGCTCGAACAGAAACGCGCGGTCACGCTACCGCTGCTGCGCACGATGCTCGCGTCGCCCGAGCCCGCCACCACACCGGGTTCACACGCCGCTCTTCCGGCTTCAAGTAAAATAGGCCCCCATGGCTAA
- the folK gene encoding 2-amino-4-hydroxy-6-hydroxymethyldihydropteridine diphosphokinase, with amino-acid sequence MTVAYLGLGANLGDARQTLKDAVVCLAQQHTITVLAKSSLYRTAPIDAGGDDYFNCVVKLETTLPVRHLLALCHKIEHHFGRERPFRNAPRTLDLDILLYGDQSIDEADLIVPHPRLVERAFALVPLVEIDAAIVIPQHGRAAALLDSVSDQRIEKVKGPCQCPMLNALAGNSAGKGRCE; translated from the coding sequence ATGACGGTTGCTTATCTTGGCCTCGGCGCGAATCTCGGGGACGCGCGCCAGACCCTGAAAGACGCGGTGGTGTGCCTCGCACAACAGCACACCATCACCGTGCTCGCCAAATCGAGCCTATATCGCACTGCCCCGATCGACGCGGGCGGCGACGACTATTTCAATTGCGTCGTGAAGCTGGAGACGACGCTCCCCGTGCGGCATCTGCTCGCGCTGTGTCACAAGATCGAGCATCATTTCGGCCGTGAGCGGCCGTTCCGCAATGCGCCGCGCACGCTCGATCTCGACATCCTGCTGTACGGCGATCAATCGATCGACGAAGCCGACCTGATCGTGCCGCATCCACGCCTCGTCGAGCGCGCGTTTGCGCTGGTGCCGCTCGTCGAGATCGATGCGGCGATCGTGATTCCGCAACATGGCCGGGCCGCCGCGCTGCTCGATAGCGTCAGCGATCAGCGCATCGAGAAGGTGAAGGGGCCCTGCCAGTGTCCGATGCTCAATGCGCTCGCCGGTAATTCCGCCGGGAAAGGCCGTTGCGAATGA
- the mutL gene encoding DNA mismatch repair endonuclease MutL, translating into MSEFSETPAGTAAAAAPSDGSRAAPAPRPLRAIQPLPDQLISQIAAGEVVERPASVVKELLENALDAGAQTLRILLDEGGVKRISITDDGCGIPENELVLALTRHATSKIRSLAELEAVATLGFRGEALASIASVAQMSITSRTADVPHAVRIDAETGVLSPAAGTQGTTIEVRELYFNTPARRKFLKSEQTELGHCLEQIRRAALARPDVAISVLHNGKAVEHWNASEPPARVAKILGDTFATAHLPLDESAGPLAIYGCAGLPTASRGRADQQYFFVNGRFVRDKLLTHAVRAAYEDVLHGERYPSYVLFLDLPPEGVDVNVHPSKIEVRFRDSRSIHQFVFHAVQRALARHAGASPETTAGGHAAHLEPSAGEPASFGSTPLGGTSGAGDGIGAGASVSSGGGFAAGSRGSFGGGFGSFGASQPGNTWMRQARMTQGTLPVAQPLAGYDALFGRKDPLAGRVEGASLFEARDSASETTSPYDAAPFASRPAAPAFDATDDQPLGFALGQIHGIYVLAQNRHGLVIVDMHAAHERILYEQFKNALADRAIAVQPLLIPQTMQADPVEIGTVEEERDTLDALGFDLAVLSPTTLAIRAVPALLKDADLQALARAVLSDLHAFGGSRVLTERQHELLGTLACHHAVRANRRLTLDEMNALLRQMEATERADQCNHGRPTWYQLTLADLDRLFMRGQ; encoded by the coding sequence ATGTCCGAATTCTCAGAAACGCCTGCGGGCACCGCGGCCGCGGCCGCACCCTCCGACGGCTCCCGCGCGGCGCCCGCGCCGCGTCCGCTGCGCGCGATCCAGCCGCTCCCCGATCAACTGATCAGCCAGATCGCCGCCGGCGAAGTGGTCGAGCGGCCGGCGTCGGTGGTTAAGGAGCTGCTCGAGAATGCGCTCGACGCGGGCGCGCAGACGCTGCGCATCCTGCTCGACGAAGGCGGCGTCAAACGCATCTCGATCACCGACGACGGCTGTGGCATCCCCGAGAACGAACTCGTACTCGCACTGACCCGCCATGCGACCAGCAAGATCCGCTCGCTTGCCGAGCTCGAGGCGGTCGCGACGCTCGGGTTCCGCGGTGAAGCGCTGGCGTCGATTGCGTCGGTCGCGCAGATGAGCATCACGAGCCGCACCGCCGACGTGCCGCACGCGGTGCGCATCGATGCGGAAACCGGCGTGCTGAGCCCCGCCGCCGGCACGCAAGGCACGACGATCGAAGTCCGCGAGCTGTACTTCAACACACCCGCGCGCCGCAAATTCCTGAAGAGCGAACAGACCGAACTCGGCCACTGTCTCGAACAGATCCGCCGCGCCGCTCTCGCGCGGCCGGACGTGGCGATCTCCGTGCTGCACAACGGCAAGGCCGTCGAACACTGGAACGCGAGCGAGCCGCCCGCGCGCGTCGCGAAGATTCTCGGCGACACGTTCGCGACCGCCCATCTGCCGCTCGACGAATCCGCCGGTCCGCTCGCAATCTACGGCTGCGCCGGTCTGCCGACCGCAAGCCGCGGCCGCGCCGATCAACAGTATTTCTTCGTCAACGGCCGCTTCGTGCGGGACAAGCTGCTCACGCACGCAGTGCGCGCCGCGTATGAAGACGTGCTGCACGGTGAGCGTTATCCGTCATACGTGCTGTTCCTCGATCTGCCGCCCGAGGGCGTCGACGTGAACGTGCATCCGTCGAAAATCGAGGTGCGTTTCCGCGATTCGCGCTCGATTCACCAGTTCGTGTTCCATGCGGTGCAGCGCGCGCTCGCGCGGCACGCGGGCGCGTCGCCGGAAACGACGGCTGGCGGGCATGCGGCGCACCTGGAACCGTCGGCCGGTGAACCGGCTTCGTTTGGTTCGACGCCGCTGGGCGGCACAAGCGGCGCAGGCGACGGCATCGGCGCGGGCGCCAGTGTTTCGAGCGGCGGGGGCTTCGCCGCCGGAAGCCGTGGCAGCTTTGGCGGCGGCTTCGGCAGCTTCGGGGCCTCGCAGCCCGGCAACACGTGGATGCGCCAGGCGCGCATGACGCAAGGCACGCTGCCGGTCGCGCAACCGCTCGCCGGTTACGACGCGCTGTTCGGCCGCAAGGATCCGCTCGCGGGCCGGGTCGAAGGCGCGTCGCTGTTCGAAGCGCGCGACTCGGCGAGCGAAACGACGTCGCCATATGACGCGGCACCGTTCGCGTCGCGCCCGGCTGCCCCCGCATTCGACGCCACCGACGATCAGCCGCTCGGCTTCGCGCTCGGCCAGATCCACGGCATCTACGTGCTCGCGCAGAACCGCCACGGGCTCGTGATCGTCGACATGCATGCCGCGCACGAGCGCATCCTGTACGAGCAGTTCAAGAACGCGCTCGCCGACCGAGCGATCGCCGTGCAGCCGCTGCTGATTCCGCAGACGATGCAGGCCGATCCGGTCGAAATCGGCACGGTCGAGGAAGAACGCGATACGCTCGATGCGCTCGGCTTCGACCTCGCGGTGCTGTCGCCGACCACGCTCGCGATCCGCGCCGTCCCCGCGCTGCTAAAGGACGCCGATCTGCAAGCGCTCGCGCGCGCGGTGCTGTCCGACCTGCACGCGTTCGGCGGCTCGCGCGTGCTGACCGAGCGTCAGCACGAATTGCTCGGCACGCTCGCGTGCCATCACGCGGTGCGCGCGAACCGGCGTCTGACGCTCGACGAAATGAACGCGCTGTTGCGCCAGATGGAAGCGACCGAGCGCGCCGACCAGTGCAACCACGGGCGTCCGACCTGGTATCAGCTGACGCTGGCCGATCTCGATCGGCTGTTCATGCGCGGCCAGTAA
- the purM gene encoding phosphoribosylformylglycinamidine cyclo-ligase, whose protein sequence is MNQPKSAQPSPDSAQGLSYRDAGVDIDAGDALVDAIKPFAKKTLRDGVLGGIGGFGALFEVPKKYNEPVLVSGTDGVGTKLRLAFQLNKHDTVGQDLVAMSVNDILVQGAEPLFFLDYFACGKLDVGTAATVVKGIAHGCELSGCALIGGETAEMPGMYPDGEYDLAGFAVGAVEKSKIIDGSKIAPGDVVLGLASSGIHSNGFSLVRKIIERANPDLNADFDGRSLADALMAPTRIYVKPLLALMQQLEVKGMAHITGGGLVENIPRVLREGLTAELDHRAWPLPPLFSWLQKHGGVADAEMHRVFNCGIGMAVIVSAADAQAAIGLLSAAGEQVWKIGTVRESAAGEAQTVVV, encoded by the coding sequence ATGAATCAACCGAAATCCGCCCAGCCTTCACCCGATTCGGCCCAAGGTTTGTCGTATCGCGACGCCGGCGTGGACATCGATGCGGGCGACGCCCTCGTCGACGCCATCAAGCCCTTTGCCAAGAAGACCCTGCGCGACGGCGTGCTGGGCGGCATCGGTGGATTCGGCGCGCTGTTCGAAGTGCCCAAGAAGTACAACGAACCGGTGCTCGTGTCCGGCACCGACGGCGTCGGCACCAAGCTGCGTCTCGCGTTCCAGCTGAACAAGCACGACACGGTCGGCCAGGATCTGGTCGCGATGAGCGTCAACGACATCCTCGTGCAGGGCGCCGAGCCGCTGTTTTTCCTCGACTATTTCGCCTGCGGCAAGCTCGATGTCGGCACGGCGGCGACCGTCGTGAAGGGCATTGCACACGGCTGCGAGCTGTCGGGCTGCGCGCTGATCGGCGGCGAAACCGCGGAAATGCCGGGCATGTATCCGGACGGCGAATACGATCTGGCCGGTTTCGCGGTCGGCGCGGTGGAAAAGAGCAAGATCATCGACGGCAGCAAGATTGCTCCGGGCGACGTGGTGCTCGGGCTTGCGTCGAGCGGCATCCATTCGAATGGCTTTTCGCTGGTGCGCAAGATCATCGAGCGCGCCAATCCCGATCTGAACGCGGACTTCGACGGCCGCTCGCTCGCCGACGCGCTGATGGCGCCGACGCGCATCTACGTGAAGCCGCTGCTCGCGCTGATGCAGCAGCTCGAGGTGAAGGGCATGGCGCACATCACCGGCGGCGGCCTGGTCGAGAACATTCCGCGCGTGCTGCGCGAGGGTCTGACGGCCGAGCTCGATCATCGTGCGTGGCCGCTGCCGCCGCTGTTCTCGTGGCTGCAGAAGCACGGCGGCGTCGCCGATGCGGAAATGCACCGCGTGTTCAACTGCGGTATCGGTATGGCGGTGATCGTGTCTGCCGCGGATGCCCAGGCGGCGATCGGTCTGCTGTCCGCGGCGGGCGAGCAGGTCTGGAAGATCGGCACGGTCCGTGAAAGCGCGGCGGGTGAAGCGCAGACGGTCGTGGTCTAA
- a CDS encoding deoxynucleoside kinase, protein MSSPPLTVTAPQLRPPFGYIAIEGPIGVGKTSLARRLAQRWSMHELFERSQDNPFLERFYRDTARYALPVQLHFALQRAQQAQEVGAAQASGTPLIADFITQRNDIFARLTLQEDEWQLYRALAARLDVSAPEPDFVVYLQASPEVLFARIQKRAVPMELQISDAYLRALCDAYNEFFYHYDRTPVLTVNAEHLNPLDSDADLALLAERIETMRGRKEFFVKATSL, encoded by the coding sequence ATGAGTTCGCCGCCGCTCACGGTCACCGCGCCGCAGCTGCGTCCGCCGTTCGGCTATATCGCGATCGAGGGGCCGATCGGCGTCGGCAAGACCTCACTCGCGCGGCGCCTCGCGCAACGCTGGTCGATGCACGAACTGTTCGAGCGCTCGCAGGACAATCCGTTTCTTGAACGCTTCTATCGCGACACCGCGCGCTATGCGCTGCCGGTGCAGTTGCACTTCGCGCTGCAACGCGCGCAGCAGGCGCAGGAAGTGGGCGCCGCGCAGGCGAGCGGCACGCCGCTGATCGCCGACTTCATCACGCAGCGAAACGACATCTTCGCGCGTCTGACCTTGCAGGAAGACGAGTGGCAGCTGTACCGCGCGCTTGCCGCGCGGCTCGACGTCAGTGCGCCGGAGCCGGACTTCGTCGTTTATCTGCAGGCGAGTCCCGAGGTGCTGTTCGCGCGCATCCAGAAGCGCGCGGTGCCGATGGAGCTGCAGATTTCCGATGCGTATCTGCGCGCGCTGTGCGACGCGTACAACGAATTCTTCTACCACTACGACCGCACGCCCGTGCTGACGGTCAACGCCGAACACCTGAATCCGCTCGACTCCGACGCGGACCTTGCGCTGCTCGCCGAACGCATCGAGACGATGCGCGGCCGCAAGGAATTCTTTGTCAAAGCCACGTCGCTGTAA
- the panB gene encoding 3-methyl-2-oxobutanoate hydroxymethyltransferase, which translates to MTYLQEASRSAITVPKLQAMRDAGEKIAMLTCYDASFAALLDRAGVDVLLIGDSLGNVLQGQATTLPVTLADIAYHTASVSRARPSALIMADLPFGTYGTREDAFRSSVELMRAGAQMVKLEGGEWLADTVRFLVERSIPVCAHVGLTPQSVHAFGGFKVQGKTEAGASQLLRDSLAMQAAGAQSLLMEAIPAQLAGEVTRQLRVPTIGIGAGLDCSGQVLVLHDMLGIFPGKRPRFVKDFMQGQPNIQAAVEAYVRAVKDGTFPGAEHTF; encoded by the coding sequence ATGACTTATTTGCAGGAAGCGAGCCGGAGCGCGATCACCGTGCCGAAACTGCAGGCAATGCGCGACGCCGGCGAAAAGATCGCGATGCTCACCTGCTACGACGCGAGCTTCGCCGCGCTGCTCGATCGCGCGGGCGTCGACGTGCTGCTGATCGGCGACTCGCTCGGCAACGTGCTGCAAGGCCAGGCGACCACGCTGCCCGTGACGCTGGCGGACATCGCGTATCACACGGCGAGCGTCTCGCGCGCGCGGCCGTCGGCGCTGATCATGGCGGACCTGCCGTTCGGCACGTACGGCACGCGCGAAGATGCGTTCAGGAGTTCGGTCGAACTGATGCGCGCGGGCGCGCAGATGGTCAAGCTCGAAGGCGGAGAATGGCTCGCGGATACGGTGCGGTTTCTGGTCGAGCGCTCGATTCCGGTGTGCGCGCACGTGGGTCTGACGCCGCAGTCGGTGCATGCATTCGGCGGCTTCAAGGTGCAGGGCAAGACCGAAGCGGGCGCGAGCCAGCTGCTGCGCGATTCACTCGCGATGCAGGCCGCCGGCGCGCAATCACTGTTGATGGAAGCGATCCCGGCTCAACTCGCGGGCGAGGTCACGAGGCAACTGCGCGTTCCGACGATCGGCATCGGCGCGGGTCTCGACTGCTCGGGTCAGGTGCTCGTGCTGCACGACATGCTCGGTATTTTCCCCGGCAAGCGGCCGCGCTTCGTGAAAGATTTCATGCAGGGACAGCCGAACATTCAGGCCGCCGTCGAGGCGTATGTGCGGGCGGTGAAGGACGGCACGTTTCCAGGCGCCGAGCACACGTTCTGA
- a CDS encoding histidinol-phosphatase: protein MANLALFDLDHTLIPTDSDHEWGRFMVKKGMVDAENFARENDRFYADYKAGKLDIHAYLIAMLTPLAKYSRAQLADFHAQYMHEVITPAIQPVAIELVKQHREAGDLCCVVTATNEFITRPIAQAFGVDTLIACEAETVGGDPHGAYTGRPTGTPSYKEGKIVRTEMWLASLGKTWSDFEHSYFYSDSHNDIPLLEKVTDPIATNPDDTLRAHAQAKGWRILELFQPS from the coding sequence ATGGCTAATCTTGCACTCTTCGATCTCGACCACACGCTCATTCCCACCGACAGCGACCACGAATGGGGCCGCTTCATGGTGAAAAAAGGTATGGTCGACGCCGAAAATTTCGCCCGTGAAAACGACCGCTTCTACGCCGACTACAAGGCCGGCAAGCTCGACATTCACGCTTATCTGATCGCCATGCTGACACCGCTCGCGAAGTACTCGCGCGCGCAGCTCGCGGACTTTCACGCGCAGTACATGCACGAGGTCATCACGCCGGCCATCCAGCCGGTGGCGATCGAGCTCGTGAAACAGCATCGCGAAGCGGGCGACCTTTGCTGCGTCGTCACCGCGACCAACGAATTCATCACGCGTCCCATCGCCCAGGCGTTCGGTGTCGACACGCTGATCGCGTGCGAGGCGGAGACCGTCGGCGGCGATCCGCACGGCGCCTACACCGGCCGCCCGACCGGCACGCCGAGCTACAAGGAAGGCAAGATCGTGCGCACCGAAATGTGGCTCGCGTCGCTCGGCAAGACGTGGAGCGACTTCGAGCACAGCTATTTCTATAGCGATTCGCACAACGACATCCCGCTGCTCGAAAAAGTCACCGATCCCATCGCGACCAATCCGGACGACACGTTGCGCGCCCATGCGCAGGCCAAAGGCTGGCGCATCCTCGAACTCTTCCAACCCTCGTGA
- the miaA gene encoding tRNA (adenosine(37)-N6)-dimethylallyltransferase MiaA: MTSRPTLIPCLLGPTASGKTAAALALAARRPVEIISVDSALVYREMDIGTAKPTAEERAVAPHHLIDIVDPADSYSAAQFRADTLRLVGEIHARGRLPLLVGGTMLYYKALTQGLNDLPGADAELRATLDADAARDGWPALHARLAALDPATAARLAPNDSQRIQRALEVFMLTGQPMSALLAAPARTDDAASAWRFVPVALEPSERGLLHARIEQRFDAMLAHGFVDEVVKLRARGDLLPEMSSMRCVGYRQVWEYLDGAVDYRTMRDKGIFATRQLCKRQLTWLRSMPERQVVDCCDPHATARVVELIETLVGDADRSEGIRGT; this comes from the coding sequence ATGACGTCACGCCCTACCCTGATCCCGTGCCTGCTCGGCCCGACCGCGTCCGGCAAGACCGCCGCGGCGCTCGCGCTCGCCGCGCGGCGGCCGGTCGAAATCATCAGCGTCGACTCGGCGCTCGTCTATCGCGAGATGGACATCGGCACCGCGAAGCCGACTGCGGAAGAACGCGCGGTCGCGCCGCATCATCTGATCGATATCGTCGATCCCGCCGACTCGTACTCGGCCGCGCAGTTTCGCGCCGACACGCTGCGGCTCGTCGGTGAAATTCATGCGCGCGGTCGGCTGCCGCTGCTGGTCGGTGGCACGATGCTGTACTACAAGGCGCTCACGCAGGGGCTCAACGACCTGCCCGGCGCCGATGCCGAACTACGCGCGACGCTCGACGCCGACGCCGCCCGCGACGGCTGGCCGGCGCTACACGCACGGCTCGCCGCGCTCGATCCGGCCACTGCCGCGCGTCTCGCGCCGAACGATTCGCAGCGCATCCAGCGCGCGCTAGAAGTGTTCATGCTGACCGGCCAGCCGATGTCGGCGCTGCTCGCCGCGCCCGCGCGCACGGACGACGCCGCGTCGGCATGGCGCTTCGTGCCGGTCGCGCTGGAGCCGTCCGAGCGTGGCTTGCTGCACGCGCGCATCGAGCAGCGCTTCGATGCGATGCTCGCGCACGGTTTCGTCGATGAAGTGGTCAAGCTGCGCGCGCGCGGCGACCTGCTGCCGGAGATGTCGTCGATGCGCTGCGTCGGCTATCGGCAGGTGTGGGAATACCTCGATGGCGCGGTCGATTATCGGACCATGCGCGACAAGGGCATCTTCGCGACGCGGCAACTCTGCAAGCGGCAGCTCACGTGGCTGCGCAGCATGCCGGAGAGACAGGTGGTGGATTGCTGCGATCCGCACGCGACGGCGCGGGTGGTGGAGTTGATCGAGACGCTGGTTGGAGACGCCGATCGAAGTGAGGGAATTAGAGGGACCTAA